A region of Deltaproteobacteria bacterium DNA encodes the following proteins:
- the fbp gene encoding class 1 fructose-bisphosphatase, translating to MIEVQTLDEFIIRRQKDFPYATGELSRLLRNIAVAAKIVNRDVNKAGLMDILGTTGVTNVQGEEVQKLDILANRRFISSLRLGGQCCGVASEENEEFTVFDDEASMNGKYVVAIDPLDGSSNIDVNVSVGTIFSIYRRVSPAPGPCTYEDFLQKGAEQAGAGYVIYGSSAMLVYTTGHGVNGFTLDPSIGEFCLSHSEMKIPQDAKTYSVNTGYFYSFPEGVKKYIKYCKEMGKNAKSPYAARYIGSMVADIHRNIIRGGIFLYPATREAPQGKLRLLYECNPMSFIVEQAGGRATDGFTRILEIEPRELHQRTPILIGSESMVLKAEEFIRECSS from the coding sequence ATGATAGAAGTTCAAACTTTAGATGAATTCATCATAAGAAGGCAAAAAGATTTCCCCTACGCTACAGGGGAGTTATCCAGACTCCTGCGCAACATAGCCGTGGCTGCCAAGATCGTAAACAGGGATGTTAATAAAGCCGGGCTTATGGACATACTGGGAACTACAGGGGTGACAAACGTGCAGGGAGAGGAGGTACAGAAACTAGACATACTGGCAAACAGAAGGTTCATATCGTCACTCAGGCTCGGCGGCCAGTGCTGCGGCGTGGCATCGGAGGAAAATGAAGAATTTACGGTATTCGACGACGAAGCGTCAATGAACGGGAAATACGTAGTGGCTATTGACCCGCTTGACGGATCGTCCAACATAGATGTGAACGTTTCCGTAGGGACTATTTTTTCGATCTACAGGCGGGTCTCTCCCGCGCCGGGGCCCTGCACCTATGAGGATTTTCTCCAAAAAGGCGCAGAACAGGCTGGGGCTGGCTACGTCATATACGGTTCCTCGGCAATGCTCGTTTATACCACCGGACACGGTGTCAACGGTTTTACACTCGACCCCTCGATCGGCGAATTCTGTTTGTCTCACAGTGAGATGAAGATTCCTCAAGACGCTAAAACGTACTCTGTAAACACGGGATATTTTTACAGCTTCCCCGAAGGCGTGAAAAAATACATAAAATACTGCAAAGAAATGGGAAAAAATGCAAAATCACCCTATGCGGCCCGGTATATAGGCTCAATGGTCGCCGATATTCACAGAAACATCATAAGAGGGGGCATATTTCTCTACCCTGCGACTAGAGAAGCGCCGCAGGGGAAATTAAGGCTACTTTATGAATGTAATCCCATGTCGTTCATAGTCGAGCAGGCAGGCGGCAGGGCAACAGACGGATTCACCCGTATTTTGGAGATTGAGCCCCGAGAACTTCACCAGAGAACCCCTATATTGATCGGCTCCGAAAGTATGGTGTTAAAAGCCGAGGAATTCATTCGAGAATGCAGCAGCTGA